A stretch of Triticum aestivum cultivar Chinese Spring chromosome 1D, IWGSC CS RefSeq v2.1, whole genome shotgun sequence DNA encodes these proteins:
- the LOC123182665 gene encoding peptidyl-tRNA hydrolase 2, mitochondrial has translation MAAPPRRNPNHGGKRKDEEPWLAAGIRPANFLPGLAIGFLLGLSSSWRPRISLPSAPAPRGSKRAAVGSSAAPAPGEELKMVLVVRQDLKMGAGKIASQCAHAATGLYADLLASNRVLLRQWEQFGPCKNQQEMNRIKETAEHRGIPTFVVADAGRTQVLAGSKTVLAVGPGRKADIDSVTGKLRLL, from the exons ATGGCTGCTCCGCCGCGGCGAAACCCCAACCACGGCGGCAAGAGGAAG GATGAGGAGCCGTGGCTCGCGGCGGGCATCCGCCCGGCCAACTTCCTCCCGGGCCTGGCCATCGGGTTCCTCCTCGGCCTCTCCTCCTCCTGGAGGCCGAGGATCAGCCTCCCGTCTGCCCCGGCGCCACGGGGCTCCAAGCGGGCCGCCGTCGGTTCGTCCGCCGCCCCAGCACCAGGCGAAGAGCTCAAGATG GTTTTAGTTGTGCGTCAGGATCTTAAGATGGGGGCTGGGAAAATAGCGTCTCAATGTGCCC ATGCGGCAACTGGCTTGTACGCGGATCTGTTGGCAAG CAACCGAGTTCTTTTGAGACAATGGGAACAGTTCGGACCATGCAAGAATCAACAGGAAAT GAACAGGATAAAGGAAACTGCAGAACACCGAGGTATCCCAACTTTTGTTGTTGCAGATGCAGGTCGCACACAG GTACTGGCTGGGTCTAAGACAGTTCTTGCAGTAGGGCCAG GGAGGAAAGCAGACATAGATTCAGTTACTGGGAAATTGCGCTTACTGTGA